The Motacilla alba alba isolate MOTALB_02 chromosome 14, Motacilla_alba_V1.0_pri, whole genome shotgun sequence genome includes a region encoding these proteins:
- the GET4 gene encoding Golgi to ER traffic protein 4 homolog isoform X1, with protein MAAAIMAAEQEAAKGGGGRNRGGVQRVEGKLRASVEKGDYYEAHQMYRTLFFRYMSQGKHAEARELMYSGALLFFSHNQQNSAADLSMLVLESLEKSDAKVAEDLLENLAKLFSLMDPNSPERVAFVSRALKWSSGGSGKLGHPKLHQLLAITLWKEQNYSESRYHFLHSTDGEGCANMLVEYSSSRGYRSEVDMFVAQAVLQFLCLKNKTSASVVFTTYTQKHPSIEKGPPFVQPLLNFIWFLLLAVDGGKLTVFTVLCEQYQPSLKRDPMYNEYLDRIGQLFFGVPPKQTSSYGGLLGNLLNSLMGTGEDDDTEDGQEDSSPIELD; from the exons ATGGCGGCGGCGATCATGGCGGCGGAGCAGGAAGCCGCGAAAGGCGGCGGCGGCAGGAACCGCGGCGGCGTGCAGCGCGTGGAGGGCAAGCTGCGCGCCAGCGTCGAGAAGGGCGACTACTACGAGGCGCACCAGATGTACCGGACGCTGTTCTTCAG gtATATGTCACAAGGAAAACACGCAGAAGCAAGAGAACTAATGTATTCAGGGGCTTTGCTGTTCTTCAGTCATAACCAG CAAAACAGTGCTGCTGATCTGTCCATGCTGGTTTTGGAGTCTTTGGAGAAGTCGGATGCAAAAGTAGCAGAAGACCTCTTAG AAAACTTGGCTAAATTGTTTAGTTTAATGGATCCAAATTCTCCTGAAAGAGTGGCTTTTGTATCCAGAGCACTAAAATGGTCCAGTGGGGGATCAGGAAAACTTGGACATCCAAAACTACACCAGTTACTAGCTATTACCCTGTGGAAAG agcAAAACTATAGTGAATCTCGGTATCACTTCTTGCACTCGACAGATGGTGAGGGCTGTGCAAATATGCTGGTGGAATACTCCTCGTCCCGCGGATACCGCAGTGAGGTGGACATGTTTGTAGCTCAGGCAGTACTACA attTCTCTGCTTAAAAAATAAGACCAGCGCATCAGTTGTTTTTACGACATACACACAGAAACATCCTTCGATAGAGAAGGGTCCGCCCTTTGTGCAACCACTGCTAAACTTCATCTGGTTTCTGTTGTTGGCAGTTGATGG AGGAAAACTAACAGTATTTACAGTATTGTGTGAACAGTATCAACCTTCGCTGAAAAGAGACCCCATGTATAATGAG TACCTAGATAGAATAGGACAGCTTTTCTTCGGAGTTCCACCCAAGCAGACCTCGTCCTACGGGGGATTGCTAG GAAACCTTTTAAACAGTCTGATGGGAACTGGGGAAGATGATGACACAGAAGATGGTCAGGAAGACAGCAGTCCTATCGAGCTCGACTGA
- the GET4 gene encoding Golgi to ER traffic protein 4 homolog isoform X2, which produces MSQGKHAEARELMYSGALLFFSHNQQNSAADLSMLVLESLEKSDAKVAEDLLENLAKLFSLMDPNSPERVAFVSRALKWSSGGSGKLGHPKLHQLLAITLWKEQNYSESRYHFLHSTDGEGCANMLVEYSSSRGYRSEVDMFVAQAVLQFLCLKNKTSASVVFTTYTQKHPSIEKGPPFVQPLLNFIWFLLLAVDGGKLTVFTVLCEQYQPSLKRDPMYNEYLDRIGQLFFGVPPKQTSSYGGLLGNLLNSLMGTGEDDDTEDGQEDSSPIELD; this is translated from the exons ATGTCACAAGGAAAACACGCAGAAGCAAGAGAACTAATGTATTCAGGGGCTTTGCTGTTCTTCAGTCATAACCAG CAAAACAGTGCTGCTGATCTGTCCATGCTGGTTTTGGAGTCTTTGGAGAAGTCGGATGCAAAAGTAGCAGAAGACCTCTTAG AAAACTTGGCTAAATTGTTTAGTTTAATGGATCCAAATTCTCCTGAAAGAGTGGCTTTTGTATCCAGAGCACTAAAATGGTCCAGTGGGGGATCAGGAAAACTTGGACATCCAAAACTACACCAGTTACTAGCTATTACCCTGTGGAAAG agcAAAACTATAGTGAATCTCGGTATCACTTCTTGCACTCGACAGATGGTGAGGGCTGTGCAAATATGCTGGTGGAATACTCCTCGTCCCGCGGATACCGCAGTGAGGTGGACATGTTTGTAGCTCAGGCAGTACTACA attTCTCTGCTTAAAAAATAAGACCAGCGCATCAGTTGTTTTTACGACATACACACAGAAACATCCTTCGATAGAGAAGGGTCCGCCCTTTGTGCAACCACTGCTAAACTTCATCTGGTTTCTGTTGTTGGCAGTTGATGG AGGAAAACTAACAGTATTTACAGTATTGTGTGAACAGTATCAACCTTCGCTGAAAAGAGACCCCATGTATAATGAG TACCTAGATAGAATAGGACAGCTTTTCTTCGGAGTTCCACCCAAGCAGACCTCGTCCTACGGGGGATTGCTAG GAAACCTTTTAAACAGTCTGATGGGAACTGGGGAAGATGATGACACAGAAGATGGTCAGGAAGACAGCAGTCCTATCGAGCTCGACTGA